The window GCGGCGATGAATATCGGCATCCGGGCCGCGCGTGGCGAGGTGATCGCGCGGGTTGACGGACACACGGTTCTGGCGCCGTCGTATCTGGGAATGGGTGTCGATGCGCTGCGACGTACCGGGGCGGATAACGTCGGTGGAGCGATGCAGCCCGTCGGGGGCGGCGCTATGGGCGATGCGATCGCGTTCGCGATGAACTCGCGTTTCGGGATTGGCGCTTACTTCCACTTCGGTACCGCCGAGTGCGAGACCGACACGGTCTACATGGGGATGTGGCCACGCCGTGCGTTCGAGCGCATCGGCTTATTCGATCCGGAGCTGGTAAGAAACCAGGACGACGAGCTCAACTACCGGTTGCGCAAACTCGGGGGGCGGATCGTTCTGGTGCCGACGATGCAGTCTCGATACCAGAACCGGCAAGACCTGCGCGCCCTCGTGAAGCAATTCTTTCAGTACGGCCTCTGGAAGATCAGGGTGTTGCAGAAGCATCCGCGGCAGATGAGCTGGCGACACTTCGTGCCCCCGGCCTTTGTGCTCGCGGTAGGGGTTGCCCTGATCGCCGCACTTACGGTGCGTGGTGGGGGTTGGTTCCTGGCGGCGGTCGTGGGCGCATACGGGGCGGCCCTGGCGGTGGCCGCCGCGACCGTCGCCAGTCGGCAAGGCTGGCGCCACTATGGGCGAGTTCTGATCGCCTTTGCGGCCATGCACTTGAGTTGGGGGGCGGGATTTGTGTGGGGGGCAATGCGCTTCGCGCGGCGATGGTGGGGCGAGGAGCCGCCGCCTCCGGTTCTGAGGCCGGAGCCGGCAGCTGCCGTCGCGGAGCGTTCGTAACGATCCGTGCGGGTCGATCCAATCTCGGTCGAGGAGCAACACATGAGGACACGTGAGAAACTGACACTCGAGGAGAAGTTCGCGCTGGCTTTGGCCT of the Candidatus Binatia bacterium genome contains:
- a CDS encoding glycosyltransferase family 2 protein, encoding MTATLPLVSVIIPMRNESNHIRPCLDSVLAQDYPADRFEVLVVDGDSDDDSLAVLATYGTRLRVLHNRHRIVPAAMNIGIRAARGEVIARVDGHTVLAPSYLGMGVDALRRTGADNVGGAMQPVGGGAMGDAIAFAMNSRFGIGAYFHFGTAECETDTVYMGMWPRRAFERIGLFDPELVRNQDDELNYRLRKLGGRIVLVPTMQSRYQNRQDLRALVKQFFQYGLWKIRVLQKHPRQMSWRHFVPPAFVLAVGVALIAALTVRGGGWFLAAVVGAYGAALAVAAATVASRQGWRHYGRVLIAFAAMHLSWGAGFVWGAMRFARRWWGEEPPPPVLRPEPAAAVAERS